Proteins encoded together in one Maricaulis maris window:
- a CDS encoding PepSY domain-containing protein — protein MKTFRLMSQIHLWLGAAFGVQVMLWLISGLVMVIIPIETIRGEHLRTPEPGAAIDWADTALPLADIVDAQPTGVLSARTGLLADNPVWRLETIGGPVMIDAISGETLSPIAETLALDIARNRQRGLGEIRSTTWLQSPPREAGLSVPAWQIEFAPGETTPATTFYINSQTGELRAVRTTAWRVYDFFWGVHIMDWSTRENFNSWWIKITSIIALLFGLAGVYLTVHRLWMMARRRRAQPSERS, from the coding sequence ATGAAAACCTTTCGCTTGATGAGCCAGATCCACCTGTGGCTCGGCGCCGCTTTCGGAGTTCAGGTCATGCTGTGGCTGATTTCCGGCCTGGTGATGGTGATCATTCCGATCGAGACCATTCGCGGCGAGCACCTGCGGACGCCGGAACCCGGCGCGGCCATCGACTGGGCAGACACCGCCCTGCCCTTGGCCGACATCGTTGACGCTCAGCCGACCGGCGTCCTGTCGGCCCGGACCGGCCTTCTGGCCGATAATCCGGTCTGGCGTCTAGAAACCATCGGCGGCCCCGTCATGATCGATGCGATCAGCGGCGAGACCCTGTCACCGATCGCCGAAACCCTGGCCCTCGACATTGCCCGCAACCGCCAGCGCGGCCTCGGAGAGATACGCTCCACGACCTGGCTGCAAAGCCCGCCCCGCGAGGCCGGTCTTTCGGTGCCCGCCTGGCAGATCGAGTTCGCGCCGGGCGAGACCACACCGGCCACGACCTTCTATATCAACAGCCAGACCGGCGAGCTGCGCGCGGTCCGGACCACAGCCTGGCGAGTCTATGACTTCTTCTGGGGCGTCCACATCATGGACTGGTCGACCCGGGAGAACTTCAATTCCTGGTGGATCAAGATCACCTCCATCATCGCCCTCCTCTTCGGCCTCGCTGGCGTCTACCTGACCGTCCACCGGCTGTGGATGATGGCAAGGCGGCGACGGGCCCAGCCCAGCGAAAGGTCGTGA
- the tnpB gene encoding IS66 family insertion sequence element accessory protein TnpB (TnpB, as the term is used for proteins encoded by IS66 family insertion elements, is considered an accessory protein, since TnpC, encoded by a neighboring gene, is a DDE family transposase.), giving the protein MIPVPAETRVWLAGGVTDMRKGFNGLAALAESKLSEDPHSGQIFIFRGRRGDLVKIIWWDGQGACLFSKRLERGRFVWPSAADGKVALGRAQLAMLLEGIDWRMPQHTWRPLVAG; this is encoded by the coding sequence ATGATCCCGGTTCCTGCCGAGACGCGGGTCTGGCTGGCTGGCGGGGTGACGGATATGCGCAAGGGGTTTAACGGGCTGGCCGCACTGGCCGAGAGTAAGCTCAGCGAAGATCCTCATTCCGGTCAGATCTTCATCTTCCGGGGCCGGCGCGGTGATCTGGTGAAGATCATCTGGTGGGATGGCCAGGGGGCGTGCCTCTTCTCCAAGCGGCTGGAGCGGGGGCGGTTTGTCTGGCCGTCTGCGGCCGACGGCAAGGTGGCGCTCGGCCGGGCGCAGCTAGCGATGTTGCTGGAGGGCATCGACTGGCGCATGCCGCAGCACACCTGGAGGCCCTTGGTGGCGGGTTGA
- a CDS encoding tyrosine-type recombinase/integrase — MAIRERGTGFQIDVQVKGARYREHHSGPREEAEAREARIKADMKAGKDPSLDAPKHVSGPRSRLTLQKALEECCKRYWSHDKKVHIMIAKLYERFSRDVLLESITTEMVDDYIQDLEDEGFTLSTIKKRCHPLSVAFNHYHKRGNIKVKPAFLYPKGKDNRRKRMLTDEERDEIIYFFEDEYDKRARSDGMSGWDWRDFFVFFMDTGIRPSEIRLLSTRQLVNGKIMVEETKNDNPRRIPLTDRALAAFKRQAYRNEGENPFHWATEGRIAHAWRCLREFKGITAQDDPEFVPYILRHDCATRLYALTKDLLVVQRWMGHKRIETTLIYAKLNDEQMDNARDLMNGPVGQAKLQLVK, encoded by the coding sequence ATGGCAATACGTGAACGAGGAACGGGCTTCCAAATCGACGTGCAAGTGAAGGGCGCACGCTACCGCGAGCATCACTCTGGTCCTCGGGAGGAAGCTGAAGCCCGCGAGGCGCGGATCAAGGCCGACATGAAGGCGGGGAAAGACCCGTCCTTGGACGCCCCCAAGCATGTCTCAGGTCCGCGCTCCAGGCTGACCCTTCAGAAGGCCTTGGAGGAGTGCTGTAAGCGGTACTGGTCGCACGACAAGAAGGTTCACATCATGATCGCCAAGCTCTACGAGCGGTTCAGTCGTGACGTGCTTTTGGAGAGCATCACCACCGAAATGGTGGACGACTATATCCAGGACCTTGAGGATGAAGGGTTCACCCTCTCGACCATCAAGAAGCGGTGCCACCCTCTGTCGGTCGCGTTTAACCACTACCACAAGAGAGGGAACATCAAGGTGAAGCCTGCCTTCCTCTATCCGAAGGGTAAGGACAACCGCCGTAAGCGCATGCTGACGGACGAGGAACGTGACGAGATCATCTACTTCTTCGAGGACGAGTACGACAAGAGGGCTAGGTCTGACGGCATGTCTGGATGGGACTGGCGAGACTTCTTCGTGTTCTTCATGGATACAGGCATCCGCCCGTCCGAGATCAGGCTCTTGTCAACTCGGCAGCTCGTCAATGGGAAGATCATGGTCGAGGAGACCAAGAACGATAACCCGCGTCGTATCCCGCTCACTGATCGCGCCCTGGCGGCGTTCAAGCGGCAAGCCTACAGGAACGAGGGAGAGAATCCCTTCCACTGGGCTACTGAGGGACGCATTGCGCACGCCTGGAGGTGCCTGAGGGAGTTCAAAGGGATCACCGCCCAAGACGATCCTGAGTTCGTCCCGTACATCCTGCGCCACGACTGCGCGACCCGTCTCTACGCTCTCACCAAGGACCTTCTGGTGGTTCAACGCTGGATGGGGCACAAGCGGATCGAGACGACGCTGATCTACGCGAAACTCAATGACGAGCAGATGGACAATGCTCGGGACCTGATGAATGGTCCGGTTGGCCAAGCCAAGCTGCAGTTGGTGAAATAG
- a CDS encoding IS3 family transposase (programmed frameshift), whose protein sequence is MERHTTRYPAEVRERAVRLVLDHQSDHASQWEAIGSVAAKIGCTAETLRRWVRQAERDSGARPGVTSEDRDKIRALERENRELRQANEILRKASAYFCPGGARPPVQAMIAFIDDHREVHGVEPICKVLPIAPSTYREHVARRRDPDRRPARARRDAALKVEVRRVFEENFAVYGVRKVWRQLRREGFDVARCTVERLMREMGLAGAIRGKPVKTTRSDKSAPCPLDRVNRQFQPSAPNRLWVSDFTYVATWTGFVYVAFVIDAYARRIVGWRVSRSAHAAFVLDALEQALHQRRPMSGGGLVHHSDRGSQYVSIKYTERLAEAGVEPSVGSVGDSYDNALAETINGLYKAEVIHRRGPWRSLEAVEYATLEWVHWFNNRRILEPIGNIPPAEAEERYYENLDQTGIAA, encoded by the exons ATGGAACGACATACGACACGATATCCGGCGGAGGTTCGCGAGCGGGCTGTCCGGCTGGTTCTGGATCATCAGAGCGATCATGCTTCGCAATGGGAAGCGATTGGCTCGGTGGCGGCGAAGATCGGATGCACGGCGGAGACGCTGCGCCGTTGGGTCCGGCAGGCTGAACGCGACAGCGGGGCTCGGCCCGGGGTGACGAGCGAGGATCGCGACAAGATCCGCGCGCTCGAGCGGGAGAACCGCGAGCTGCGTCAGGCCAACGAGATATTGCGCAAGGCCAGCGCTTATT TTTGCCCAGGCGGAGCTCGACCGCCGGTTCAGGCCATGATCGCCTTCATCGACGATCATCGCGAGGTGCACGGCGTCGAGCCGATCTGCAAGGTATTGCCGATCGCCCCGTCCACCTATCGCGAGCACGTCGCCCGGCGGCGCGATCCGGACAGACGCCCGGCACGGGCCAGGCGCGACGCGGCCTTGAAAGTGGAGGTCCGGCGCGTGTTCGAGGAGAACTTCGCGGTGTACGGCGTGCGCAAGGTCTGGCGTCAGCTGCGGCGCGAAGGCTTCGACGTGGCGCGCTGCACGGTGGAGCGGCTGATGCGTGAGATGGGGTTGGCTGGCGCCATCCGCGGCAAGCCGGTAAAGACCACCAGGAGTGACAAGAGCGCGCCGTGCCCGCTTGACCGGGTGAACCGCCAGTTCCAGCCATCCGCGCCGAACCGGCTATGGGTATCGGACTTCACCTATGTCGCCACCTGGACCGGCTTTGTCTACGTGGCGTTTGTCATCGACGCCTACGCCCGGCGTATCGTGGGCTGGCGCGTCAGCCGCTCGGCCCATGCCGCCTTCGTTCTGGACGCCCTTGAGCAGGCGTTGCATCAGCGCCGCCCGATGTCCGGCGGCGGGCTCGTCCATCATTCCGATCGCGGCAGCCAGTACGTTTCGATCAAGTACACCGAACGGCTCGCCGAGGCTGGCGTCGAGCCTTCCGTGGGCAGCGTGGGCGACAGCTACGACAACGCCTTGGCCGAGACGATCAACGGGCTCTACAAGGCCGAGGTTATCCACCGAAGGGGCCCGTGGCGTTCGCTGGAAGCGGTCGAATACGCCACCCTGGAATGGGTCCACTGGTTCAATAACCGCCGCATACTCGAGCCGATCGGCAACATCCCGCCGGCCGAGGCCGAAGAGCGCTACTACGAAAACCTGGATCAAACCGGCATAGCCGCGTAA
- the tnpA gene encoding IS66-like element accessory protein TnpA: MAGVTGRRYWSLEEKRAIVAESFEVGMSIAGVARRHDMNANLISTWRRDPRFNPSLAEGALPEAEPVFLPVEIGTEAFAPIAMGSRTDATLPATDPPASPSPIEIALVCGTRLRVESHVEEAALTRVIRAIGAAA; encoded by the coding sequence ATGGCGGGAGTTACGGGGCGCCGGTATTGGAGCCTGGAAGAGAAGCGGGCGATCGTGGCGGAGAGTTTCGAAGTCGGCATGTCGATCGCTGGTGTGGCGCGGCGTCACGACATGAACGCCAACCTGATCAGTACCTGGCGCCGCGATCCGCGCTTTAACCCGAGCCTGGCCGAGGGCGCCTTGCCTGAAGCCGAGCCGGTCTTCCTGCCGGTTGAGATCGGGACCGAAGCCTTTGCGCCCATCGCCATGGGGTCTCGCACTGATGCGACTTTGCCGGCCACTGATCCACCTGCATCGCCCAGCCCGATCGAGATCGCGCTGGTGTGCGGTACGCGGCTACGCGTTGAGAGCCATGTCGAAGAAGCCGCGCTGACGCGGGTGATCCGGGCGATCGGAGCAGCAGCATGA
- a CDS encoding recombinase family protein — translation MLIGYARTSTADQEAGLDAQKRELLAAGAEKVFSEQVSSIGSRYTLDEALSYIRDGDVLMVTKLDRLARSIRDLMEIVDTIREKGAELRILSMDLDTSSATGKLMLGILGSVAEFEREIMLERQREGIAKAKAAGKYKGRAPTARRKTDQVLALLGEGKTEATVAEELGISRSSVQRIKRSAKEATSQNPSY, via the coding sequence ATGCTGATTGGATATGCCCGAACCTCGACCGCTGATCAGGAAGCCGGTCTGGACGCACAGAAGCGTGAATTGCTCGCCGCTGGGGCAGAGAAGGTGTTCAGTGAGCAGGTGTCCTCCATAGGCAGCCGTTACACCCTTGATGAGGCTCTGAGCTACATCAGGGACGGGGACGTCTTGATGGTGACGAAGCTCGACCGTCTTGCCCGCTCGATCCGGGACCTGATGGAGATCGTCGACACCATCCGGGAAAAGGGTGCTGAGCTTCGTATTCTCTCGATGGACCTGGACACTTCCTCGGCCACGGGGAAGTTGATGCTGGGCATCCTCGGATCAGTCGCTGAGTTCGAACGCGAGATCATGCTGGAGAGGCAGCGTGAGGGGATTGCCAAGGCCAAGGCTGCGGGGAAGTACAAGGGGCGTGCGCCGACCGCGCGAAGGAAGACTGATCAGGTCCTCGCCTTGCTCGGTGAGGGGAAGACGGAGGCGACGGTGGCCGAGGAGCTTGGGATCAGCCGGTCGAGCGTCCAGAGGATCAAACGCTCGGCCAAGGAGGCAACCTCGCAAAACCCATCGTATTAG
- a CDS encoding recombinase family protein, whose amino-acid sequence MIVGYARTSTVDQEAGLEAQERDLRAAGAERLFTEKVSSVATRDALRDALDFIREGDTLVVTKLDRLARSIRDLMTVIDAVKSKGATLRILAMNLDTGTATSNLMIGVLGSVAEFEREIMLERQREGIAKAKAEGKYKGRAPTARRKAPEVHRLLSDGLTEAAVAEQLGISRSSVQRIKRKSA is encoded by the coding sequence ATGATAGTTGGGTATGCGAGAACTTCGACCGTTGATCAGGAAGCCGGTCTAGAGGCTCAGGAGCGCGATTTGCGTGCCGCTGGGGCAGAGAGACTCTTTACCGAGAAAGTCTCGTCAGTGGCCACGAGAGACGCCCTGAGGGACGCTCTAGATTTTATTCGGGAGGGCGACACGCTGGTGGTCACCAAGCTGGACCGGTTGGCCCGATCTATCCGCGATCTCATGACGGTGATCGACGCTGTGAAGTCCAAGGGAGCGACCCTACGCATCCTTGCGATGAACCTTGATACAGGCACGGCAACCAGCAACTTGATGATAGGCGTGCTGGGGTCCGTTGCCGAGTTCGAACGCGAGATCATGTTGGAACGGCAACGCGAGGGGATCGCGAAGGCAAAGGCCGAAGGAAAGTACAAGGGACGAGCCCCGACTGCCCGAAGAAAGGCCCCGGAGGTGCACCGGTTACTGTCTGACGGATTGACCGAGGCAGCCGTCGCTGAACAGCTCGGGATTAGCCGTTCGAGTGTCCAGAGGATCAAGCGCAAATCCGCGTAG